The proteins below come from a single Rhodococcus sp. WMMA185 genomic window:
- a CDS encoding YhgE/Pip domain-containing protein → MTSEHVRNTENRARTGSIRKAFASPRVSAVTLSGLVVASVAGLGYVFLGGDKLGEGKDHSRTVAIVNADVGATVDGQSVRASDKLIEQLEAEDSFDWTVVDTGAASSDKYFATVTVPEDFSEAVSSVWGTNPRQATLAVDIEGSDPAASEELSGLVSSRISADGITALLADMSSSRATFQQAGFAAGFLAAGTSAADSAVQQLMEGADTLLPYLDSARSGAVELQQVADQIEGVVGETSGNVDDLAGRLTGLGLTLGQANASATAMQASVDDAIHLLNATPLAPTVVPSLQQVSDDLGLLSSQLGSVPGLLGGQVGPETDLGELVRVAMAELADVSGQLSSAAQQLNDGIVPIADEAPELLDGATAQIVDGFESLKTLSGQVSTDLNDGVAAIPARSSAQQAQLATVLAEPVAVTRTYSAPTSILTAEHLAIGFGITTILLAGAVAWMSRRTPDRQRAS, encoded by the coding sequence ATGACCTCTGAGCATGTACGCAACACCGAGAATCGCGCCCGAACCGGGTCTATACGAAAGGCCTTTGCATCACCGCGCGTCTCCGCGGTGACGCTGTCCGGTCTGGTCGTGGCATCTGTGGCAGGTCTCGGGTACGTGTTCTTGGGAGGAGACAAGCTGGGCGAAGGGAAGGACCACAGCCGGACCGTAGCGATCGTGAATGCCGACGTGGGTGCGACGGTGGACGGACAATCGGTGCGAGCGAGTGACAAGCTGATCGAGCAGCTCGAAGCCGAGGATTCCTTCGACTGGACGGTAGTCGACACGGGCGCAGCCTCGAGCGACAAGTATTTCGCCACCGTGACTGTGCCGGAGGACTTCAGCGAGGCAGTGTCCTCCGTCTGGGGTACGAATCCGCGCCAGGCCACCCTCGCCGTTGACATCGAGGGCTCCGATCCCGCTGCATCCGAAGAACTCTCGGGACTCGTGTCATCCCGGATCAGTGCCGACGGAATCACCGCCCTACTGGCAGACATGTCCTCGTCTCGGGCGACATTCCAGCAAGCGGGCTTCGCCGCCGGGTTCCTCGCCGCCGGAACTTCCGCGGCCGACTCTGCGGTGCAGCAACTCATGGAGGGCGCCGACACTCTGCTGCCGTACCTCGATTCGGCACGCTCGGGCGCAGTGGAACTGCAGCAGGTCGCCGATCAGATCGAGGGGGTGGTCGGTGAGACCTCGGGGAACGTGGACGATCTGGCAGGCAGACTGACCGGGCTGGGACTCACGCTGGGGCAGGCGAACGCCAGCGCCACCGCGATGCAGGCGAGTGTCGACGACGCTATTCACCTGCTGAACGCGACTCCTCTTGCGCCGACGGTCGTCCCGTCCCTACAGCAGGTCAGCGACGACCTCGGACTGCTCTCGTCGCAGTTGGGTTCGGTGCCCGGACTGCTGGGTGGACAGGTCGGTCCGGAAACGGACCTCGGCGAACTGGTGCGTGTCGCAATGGCTGAGCTGGCCGATGTCAGCGGCCAGCTCAGCAGCGCGGCACAGCAATTGAATGACGGCATCGTTCCGATCGCAGATGAGGCGCCGGAACTGCTGGACGGCGCCACCGCACAGATCGTGGACGGCTTCGAGTCTCTCAAAACACTGTCAGGGCAGGTCTCCACCGACCTGAACGATGGTGTTGCCGCGATACCGGCCCGCTCGTCTGCTCAGCAGGCCCAGTTGGCGACGGTGTTGGCCGAACCGGTCGCGGTGACGCGCACATACTCCGCGCCCACCTCGATCCTCACGGCCGAACACCTCGCCATCGGATTCGGGATCACGACGATCCTGCTGGCGGGGGCTGTGGCCTGGATGAGCAGGCGCACCCCCGATCGTCAGCGAGCGTCCTGA
- a CDS encoding peptidase — protein sequence MNRDGYIGISPFQAEGTLRGFVISGRWPDTTKEWAQLLALAVRVASVPGLLHTTTVFGAHEDLPEEPAPETVGLVVAEGPVLGESALEPGRFAEHQPPALIMLHPPSETTPSLPECTGAASGCILLPGLPHLGLEHRAAWVEAEADGTVTSMVSRVGIDPISDPDTAVLAMLLAS from the coding sequence ATGAACAGGGACGGCTATATCGGCATCTCGCCCTTCCAGGCCGAAGGTACTCTGCGGGGATTCGTCATTTCCGGGCGTTGGCCCGACACCACCAAGGAATGGGCGCAGCTTCTCGCTCTCGCTGTTCGAGTGGCCTCGGTTCCGGGACTACTCCACACCACAACGGTCTTCGGGGCGCACGAGGATCTGCCCGAGGAACCCGCGCCCGAGACGGTCGGTCTCGTGGTCGCGGAGGGGCCTGTTCTGGGAGAGAGTGCCTTGGAACCGGGCCGGTTCGCCGAACACCAACCGCCGGCACTGATAATGCTGCACCCACCGTCGGAGACGACGCCGTCGTTGCCGGAATGCACAGGCGCGGCCTCTGGCTGCATCCTGCTGCCCGGTCTCCCGCATCTTGGGCTCGAACACCGAGCCGCCTGGGTCGAAGCGGAAGCGGACGGAACCGTCACTTCCATGGTCAGTAGGGTCGGCATAGACCCGATCAGCGACCCGGACACCGCTGTTTTGGCCATGCTGCTGGCCTCGTAA